Part of the Eshraghiella crossota genome is shown below.
ATAGGGATGGACAGAAAGTTTATACAACAGATGTTGTAATTGAAGAACAGGAATTTGCAGAGAGCAAGAATAGTGCCGGTGAAGGGGGATATTCACAGGCAGCAGGCAGACCTGAACCAAGTGCTGCAGGAGATGGATTTATGAACATTCCTGACGGCGTTGAGGATGAGGGATTGCCATTTTAGAGAATTAAGGAGGTCTAGAAATGCCTAATCCAAGAGAAAACCGCGGAACAGATGCTCCAATGAAGAAGAGAATCAACCGTAGAAGAAAAAAAGTTTGTGTATTTTGTGCCGATTCAACTAACGTAATCGATTACAAAGATGCTAATAAATTAAAAAGATTTGTATCTGAAAGAGGTAAGATTCTTCCTAGAAGAATTACAGGTACATGTGCAAAACATCAGAGAGCACTTACAGTTGCAGTTAAGAGAGCAAGACAGATTGCAATCTTACCTTACACACTTGATTAATTATATCTGATTAACATAACCCCATGGTTCATATCCGAGTCATGGGGCTATTTTTATGTATGGAAAAAAAATTACCGGTGTGATATAATAAATTATCTATAGCTTTAGGAGATATGACATGGCAGGGAAAGAAAAGAGATTACGTAATCTGTTAAATTTATATCTTAGATATCCGATTATAGCAGGTATTGTATTTGCTGTTATGAATATAATGGTATATTTTATAAGTGTCAGGGCGGGAATCGTTGTTTCAATAGCGGTGCTGGCATATTTTGTATGGCTTCTTTTTATGATATTTAATAAGCATGTTGCTATATCTAAGGCACTTATGGATTTTGCCTCAGGATACGCACAGATGCAAAAGAAGTTGTTGGATGAATTTAAGGTTCCATACGGTCTTCTGGATAATCAGGGCAAAATACTCTGGCTTAATAATTCTCTTGGTGCAATTGTTGGTAAGGACAACTACCGGAAGAACATAAGTACGGTAATTCCCGAACTTTCCAAGATACAGATTGAACCGGGTAAGAATTTACAGGAATGTAATGTTGCAATTGGCAACAGAATATATAAGGTTTTTACCGAGAAAATTGACATGTCGGATTCCCCGGTTGACGTTAATATCCTTATAGCGGGAGCATCATCTGATTTGTATGCCATATATTTTATTGACGAGACTGAGATAACAGCCTGCAGAAAAGAACTGCATGATGAACGTTTTGTTGCGGCGCTTATATATATAGATAATTATGATGAGGCACTTGAAAGTATCGACGAAGTCCGCCGTTCGCTTTTAATAGCCCTTGTAGACCGTAAGATTAATAAGTATATTACTGCAGGTGAAGGCATTGTAAGAAAACTTGAAAAAGATAAATATTTCGTGGTAATGCGTTATAAATTCTTTGAAAAACTTAAAGAAGAACGTTTTGCCATTCTTGAGGAGGTTAAGTCCGTCAATATCGGAAATGATATGGCAGTTACGCTTAGTATAGGAATCGGAGCCATGAACGGATCATTCCTTAAGAACTATGAAATGGCAAGAGCAGCAATTGATCTGGCACTTGGACGAGGTGGTGACCAGACCGTTGTCAGAGATGGCAATAAGGTAACTTATTACGGCGGAAAGAGTAATTCCCTTGAGAAGAATACGAGAGTAAGAGCCCGCGTCAAGGCTCACGCACTCCGTGAACTTTTAGAGGGTACCGATAATGTAATCATTATGGGACATAAAATCAGTGACGTAGATGCCGTGGGAGCGGCAGTCGGTATATACACGGCGGCAAGAATTTTTTCAAAGAAAGCACATATTGTTCTTAATGACTTAACGACATCATTACTGCCTATAATTGATTTGTATAAGAACAGCCAGGAATACAGTCCTGATCTTTTTGTAAAGAGCGAGGAAGCACTGGCAAAGGTAGGAAGCAATACATTACTTGTTGTTGTTGATGTAAACAGGGCTAATTATACGGAATGTCCGGAATTGATTGGCAAATGCAGACAGACGGTGGTTATTGACCATCATCGTCAGGCTGATGACCAGATTGAAAATGCAACACTTTCCTATGTAGAACCATACGCATCATCCGCATGTGAAATGGTTGCGGAGATACTTCAGTATATTTGCGATAATATCAGAATTAAATCAATAGAGGCAGATACTTTGTATGCCGGAATAGTTATTGATACCAATAACTTTACTAATAAAGCAGGGGCAAGAACTTTTGAAGCGGCAGCATTTTTACGACGTAACGGTGCAGATATTGTAAGAGTAAGAAAACTTTTGCGTGGCGATATGAACGAATACAAGGCAAAAGCAGAGACGGTAAGACACGCTGAGGTGTATAAGCACTATGCACTTTCCGTATGCCCAAGTTCGGGATTACAAAGCCCTACTATTGTAGGAGCACAGGCTGCCAATGAACTTCTTAACATTACGGGAATAAAAGCATCAATTGTTTTTACATATTACAACGATACAATATACCTTAGCGCAAGGTCTATAGATGAAGTTAATGTACAGCTTATTATGGAAAGGCTTGGCGGCGGCGGACATATGACAATCGCAGGCGCACAGCTTAAGGATATGTCATTGGAGGATGCCATAACACTTGTTAAAAAGACAATAGATACAATGGAAGCGGAAGGAGCAATTTAATGAAAGTTATATTATTACAGGATGTTAAAGCACTTGGAAAAAAAGGACAGACAGTGGATGTCAGTGACGGATATGCAAGAAATTGTATTCTCCCTAAGAAACTCGGAGTGGAAGCAACATCCAAAAACCTTAATGACCTTAAATTACAGAAGGCACATGAAGAAAAGGTTGCTAAAGAGCAGCTTGAAGAAGCCAAGGCTTTTGCAGCAAAAATGGCGGACATGGAAGTAATTGTTTCTATTAAATCAGGAAAAGACGGAAGAACTTTCGGTTCAGTATCATCTAAGGAAATTGCAACTGCTTTTAAGGAACAGCATGGAATGGAAATAGATAAGAAAAAAATTGTTCTTGATGAGCCAATCAGAAGTGTGGGAACTACAATTGTAAGCGTAAAGCTTCATAAAGATGTTGTTGGAAAGCTGAATGTAAGAGTCAGAGAGGCATAGAAGTATGGATGAACCACTTTTAAAGCGTATTATGCCCCATAGTACAGTTGCCGAACAGTCCGTGATTTCATCAATGCTTATGGATAAAGATGCCATAGGAATAGCATCGGATATGCTTACTAAGGACGATTTTTATACCGGTCAGTATGGAATCATGTTTCAGGCAATAACGGAGCTGGATAAGGAAAATAAGCCGGCAGACATTGTTCAGGTGCAGGACAAATTAAAACAGATGGGCGCACCGGAGGAACTGGCAGGAATTGATTTTTTAAGGGAAATTCTTAATGTAGTGGCAACGTCCGCCAACATTAAGGGTTATGCCAAGATTGTAAAGGAAAAATCTGTCCTGCGCAATATGATTAAGGTCGCACAGAAAATAGAAAATGAATGTTATGATTGCAAGGATGAAGTGGATAACATACTTGCCGATGCGGAAAAGGATATTACCGCAGTAAAGAACAGCGGGACAAGTGAGGAGATAACACCTATAAGCGATGTTGTTATTGAAGCACTTGACAGAATGGATGCGGCATCCAAGGCAGGCGGTAAAATTACGGGAATTGCCACAGGGTTTAAACATCTTGACTACAAAACAGCAGGACTCCAGAACTCGGATTTTATTCTTGTTGCGGCAAGACCATCCATGGGTAAAACGGCATTTGTCCTTAATATTGCACAGTATGTTTCTGTTAAAAATAAGACAACAACTGCCATATTCAGTCTGGAAATGTCAAAAGTCCAGCTTGTCAACCGTCTTATCTCTATGGAATCCAAGGTTGATTCCAAAAATATAAGAACGGGAAGCATGAGCCCGGCAGAATGGAGCAGCGTATCAGAGGGTGCTTCAAGGGTAGGTATGTCCCACCTTATAATTGATGATACACCGGGAATTTCCATTGGAGCATTGCGTAACAAATGCCGTAAGTTCAAGAGAGATAATAATCTCGGTCTTATAATAATCGACTACATACAGCTTATGACAGCAGGTGGCAGAAGTGAATCAAGACAGCAGGAAGTATCGGAAATTTCAAGAGCATTGAAAGGGATTGCAAGGGAGCTTAACGTTCCGGTAATCGCATTATCCCAGTTAAGCCGTGCTGTTGAAGCAAGAGATAATAAAAGACCGATGCTTTCGGATTTGCGAGAGTCAGGTGCCATCGAGCAGGATGCGGACGTTGTTATGTTCATATACAGGGATGAGTATTATCACAAAGATAATGCTGATAACAAAGGCAAAGCCGAGATAATCATAGCAAAACAAAGAAACGGTCCTACAGGAACCATTGACCTTGCATGGATTGGAGATTTAACAAAATTTGCGGATTTGGAAGTTCAATATAATCACGAAGAAGAGTAAGTGTCATACTTGCTCTTTTTTTGTAAAAGTAAGTCGAAGAAAAAATATTTTTTTCCCCATATGGGATGGTATAATTAGTGAAAAAATTAAGGGGACATATTATGAAAAGATATTTAATTTCAGAAGCTTCTGCAATCACAGGTCTGGAGGCGCATGTACTCCGGTATTGGGAAGAAGAGCTTGGCATGAAAATCCCAAGGAATGAATTGGGACATCGTTATTATACAGATACAGAAATTGAAATTTTCCAGAAAGCTAAGGAAATGAAAAATAAGGGTTATCAGCTTAAGGCAATCAAAACCGAGATTTTTGGAAAAGCGGATATAATACCTATACATATGGAGCATGAACAGGGAGAGCTTGAAAGTGAGGAGCAGAATACAAGGGATGTCCGTATGGAACAGTTCAAAGCGATTATCGGCAGCATTCTCACAGAAGCTCTTAAGGAAAATAATGTGGAACTTCATGAAAAAGTGGTAAAGGAAATGGACTATCTTTTTCGTGTGAATGATGAGGCGGCAGAGGAACGCTATAAGAAGCTTGATGAAACAATACGTAGCTGCCAGCGGTCGGGCAAAGAGGCGGCAGCAGGTAAGGATACACGTTTCAAGCATAGGAAGAAAATGAAAAAACTGTAAAAATATAACACATAACGGATAGGACAGTCAACAGATGTAGGGCTGTCCTTTTTTATCACGCTTTTTGCAGACTGCTCTTGAAATTATCACAATTCTATGCTATTATAATCATAAACGAACGGTCGGTATATACAAAGGAGAGAAGCAACATGAAAACAACCGAGCAACAGCACAATGAGCGCAAACGCGAAATAATGGAAAAGTGCTTTGAATGTTATGCTGAAAACGGGCTCACGGGCACCGGGATCAAAGCGCTTGCCGATGCATGCGGATGCACAAAGGCAAATCTTTATTCTTATTTTAAAAACCTCGACGAACTGATCATCGAGTCAACGGCATACTGTATGGAAAAGGTCGAGGACGACTTTATGGAGATGGCACCCACCGACCCCAAGGATGTTGTCCGGTTTGTGAGGGAGGTTCCCTACTGGACGGCTAAAAAGCACGGAAAAAAATATCGGCTGATGTATCAGATCTATACTCATCCGAAGTATATCGAGCACGGCAAGAAGTTTTTTGAGGGTGTCAACGAGCGCTATACCGAGTATGCCAAGCGGCTTGAGCCGAAGATAGGTATTCCGTACACGATAATCACGCCGCTGATTTTTACATTCGTCCGCGCCTGTGTACACTATGCGATGTTCGAGGACGAATATTACCTGAAATCCCAGATGGAGATCTTAAAGCAGGGGGTTGCCCTGTTCGTGGATAAGTACAAAGCAAACCAAGCATAAGCCGGTCAGCCGCCGCTCATTTACGGCGCGGGCAGCGGTGCAAAACTCCGCCGTAATAACAATTCCGAACGGAGGAAAGAAGATGAAAACAGGGAAAAAACTACTCACAGGCTCACTTTTGGCGCTTTGCGCCGTTCTTTTGGTGCTTTGCATCGTGCTTGCCATAGGATGGAGCAAGGCGGCAAAAACCGACACTGCACTGCCGGAGGTGCGGAACAACGGCACGGCGATCCAGTGGAAATACAGCGATGAAATCGATTGGCGCGACCTTGTGGCGCTTACCGAGCTGCGGGGCGCTGCCGGAGAAAACGGCAAGGACGGAGCCAACGGTAAAGACGGCATTAATGGCAAAAGCATAGAAGTACAAAGAGCAACGGAATACATACAGTGGCGCTATGAGGGCGATGAGTGGCAGAACCTTGTGGCGATAGCCGACATCACAGGCCCCACCGGACAGAACGGTAAGGACGGAGCAAACGGAAAACCGCCGGAGTTCCACGTGAACGAAAACACATTGCAATGGCGCTATGTCGGCGATGAAATATGGCTGAACCTCTACGACCTTACCGCATTAAAAGGTGCGGATGGCAGAGACGGCATTGACGGTAAAGACGGCATAAACGGGCAAGATGGCAGGGACGGTGCGGACGGCACAAACGGACAAAACGGCTCTGACGGCAAAGACGGTAACACCCCGTTTATCGGCGAAAACGGCAACTGGTGGATCGGAGAAATCGACACAGCCGTAAAAGCCGCAGGGATTGACGGTGCTGACGGTGTTGACGGCGAAAAGGGTGATAAGGGCGACAAAGGTGACCCCGGCGAAAAGGGAGACAAGGGAGATAAGGGGGACAAAGGCGACAAGGGCGACCCCGGTCAGAACGGCGGAAGCTCCGGGTATTTTTACGGCACGGGGTATGTACCGTCAACCCATCTTTCAGACGGTGCAGTTCCCCTGTACTATCGGGAAATGCATAACCGCGGCGGGCTTATATCGTACAACGGAACAACACTCAGGCTGAAAAAAGGACATACCTACAATGTGTGTGTAAGCGGCATGGTTAATGCGATAACAAATGATAATAGCGGAAACTATTCCGTTCAGATGACTGACGGTTACGATGATGACTATTGCAGATATATTACACTGATAGAACAAGACGGCAGGGGATCAAATTCTCTCTGCTTCAACAGAATATATGACCTTACCGGCGCGATAAACGATGTTGAACTCAAATTTTCGCTGGAGCAAGGTGATTACAAAACCTATCTGCTTTCATTCAGAGGCTCTGTTACAATCACCGCTCTTGACTGAGCAGATATACACGAAAACGGAGGTAATAAAATATGAAGAAACGAATACTTAGTATCCTGCTCGCCCTATGTATGCTGTTCTGCCTTGTGCCGATAACGGTTTTTGCCGCAGGTGAGCTACCGGATGTCAAGCTTTCCGTCCCAACGACGTTTGACAAGACAGTGGACCTTACGAAGCAGAACGGAGAATTAAAAATCAAGGACAGCAAGACCTATCTGATCAAGGGCTCCGCAGATCCGAACTGGTATTTTCAATACCGGATCAAAATTGATGGCAAGAACAATACACCGCACATCTTTCTGGATGGCGTCCGCATTCAGGCACCCGAGGACGGCCCTGCCATCGAGCTTTACGGCGGTGCCTCTGCCTGTCTGTACTTTATCGGCAACGACAGCGAGTTGATCGGCGCGGAGAACTTCGCCGCACTGCAGAAAAACAAAACCGATGGTTATCTCCGGGTTTTGGTGCAGACGGGGACAAAGCTCACGTGTCAGGGCGGCACTTATGGCGCCGGCATCGGAGGCTCAAAGGTCGGAATCAAGAATTTCTCGCAGGGACACGGCATGAACCTTCATTTCGGCTCTCTGGCGACGGATATCTATGGCGGTGAGATTCTTGCGACCAGCGGCGCTTTCGGTGCGGGTATCGGCGGCGGTGCAAACGGCGGCGTCGGCGAGTGGATTTATGTGTATTCCGGCAAGCTGACGGCGAGATCCGTTTCGCAAGGCGCAGGGATCGGCGGCGGTCAGGGCGGCGTCGGACGCTATATTTATATCAGGGGCGGCACGGTGAATGCCGGCAGCTCGACATGCGGAGCCGGAATCGGCAGCGGCGATCAAGACGGACAGAACAACTCGGAAGATGCGTATCATATCGAGATTTCCGGTGGAACGGTCAACGCTTGGAGTAACTATGCCGGCGCGGGCATCGGCGGCGGAAGAAACGGTTCGGGCCGTGACATTTCCATCACCGGCGGCAATGTGAAGGCGCAGGGCTGGTGGGGCGCGGGCATCGGCGGGGGCATGAACGGCGACAGCGGGAACATTCTGATCAAGGACACAACGCTTACTGCGCAGTCTCTCCCGCTTTATCCGAACCCCCAGTATGAAGACGCAGCCATTAGCGGTGGTCCTGCAGTCGCGGTCGGAAGAGGCTCAAACCGTTTAGGCTGGACGTCGGTGCTGTTCAACCCGGAGTTTGGACTGCTTCATGAAGAGAACGTCAAAATCGGAGCCTCGGACGGGAAGACCGTGCAGCTGAGCGCGACAGGGTGGCAGTGGCGCCGCAGTCAGGGACAGTATGAATGGGACTGGGGCACCACGACGGAGCTTCTCATCCCCAACGAAAACGGGCGCGTGGACCTGCAGCCATGAATTGGGCTGGACAGACAGGGACGGCTGCCACATCTGGGCCTGTAAGAAATGCGGCGCGCGGGACCCCGCCGCGGAAATGTCCAAACAAAACGCCAAACACATTCCCGGCGACTGGAGCAATCAGAAGCAGCTCTGCACTGTGTGCGGTCATGTGCTTGAGAGGGACACGAAAGCCCCGGTTATGGAAACTCTGACGGACGGCGAAAGCTACATCGTCGAGGATAACATCGATGGAAATCCCGGCGCGTACACCTTCACCGTGAGCGACCCGGCTGCATCGGGAGAGACGTCCTCCGGCATCAAGTCGGTGACCATCAACGGCGAGCCGCAAGACGGTCCCACTTATTCTCTCCCCGCACCCGACGGCGGCAACAATGACGCAGGAGCGGAATATACCGTGGTCGTGACTGACAACGCGGGAAACGAAACTACGGCGACAGTCAGAATATACAGGAGGCACCACTACACGGTGACCTTTGATTCCACAGGTGGCAGCGAGGTGATAGAAAAAACTATGGCCGTTACCTATGGCGAGCAGCTCGGCGATATGCCCGTGCCAATGCGCACCGGTTACTTTTTCCGTGGCTGGTATGATGCCCCGGTTGAAGGCAAATGCTACGGTAATAGCGATGGCAAAGGCACAAGCCGGTATGACAAGACGGAAAACTGCACCCTGTATGCGCAGTGGGTAATAAACCGGTACACAATAACCTTTGACACTGCAGGCGGCAGTGAAATTGCGCCGATTACACAGGATTACGACACGGCGATCACCGCTCCTGCCGACCCGACAAGAGAGGGCTACACCTTTATCGGCTGGGACATGGAAATTCCCGCGACCATGCCTGCGGAAAACATCACAATTAAGGCGAAATGGAAAGACATCGAAAAGCCCACGGGTGAAATTAAAATCAGCGGGAACAGTTGGAAAGCGTTCCTCAACAATATCACCTTCGGTCTGTTCTTTAAGGGCACGCAGGAGGTGACGATCACCGCAACCGACAACAGCGGCGAGATGGTAACGGTTGAATATCTGCTGTCAGATAAGGAATTGACAAAAGCTGAGCTTGACGGCATGGCCTTCACAGCGTACACCGCACCGTTTGGCATTGACCCTGATAACGATTATATTATCTATGTCAGACTGACCGATAAGGCGGGCAATACGAACTACATTTGCTCGGACGGCATCGTTCTTGACGGAACAAGCCCGGTTATTACCGGCATAGAAAACGGCAAGACCTACTGCGAGGCACAGACGATCACCGTTGACGAGAAGCATATCGGCACCGTCACTGTAAACGGAATAAAGGTCACGCTTGATGAAAACGGCAGCATTGTCCTCTCTCCGGCAGACGGCGGGCAGAAAATCGTTGTCACCGACAAGGCGGGCAACACCGCCGAGATGACCGTAACGGTCAACGACGGGCATACCTTCGGTGACTGGACATCAAACGGCCATGGCACACACACCCGCCAATGCACGGCAGACGGATGTACGGAAGGCGTCGAAACGGATAATTGTACCGATGAGGATAAAAATCACAAATGTGATATCTGCGGAAAGATAATCTCCAACCACACTGACTTAAAGCATTTCCCGGCAAAGGCGGCCACCGAGGATTCCGAGGGCAATATCGAGTATTGGTACTGCAGCGGCTGCGGAAAGTATTACAGTGACAAAGACGGCACCAAGGAAATCGCCAAGGCCGACACTGTAACGGCGAAACTGCCGAAGTATCCTCAGACCGGCGATAACAGCAACCTCATGCTGTGGATCGCACTGCTGCTTGCCAGCGGAGGAGCTGTTATCGGCACAACGGTTGTCAGCAAAAGGAAAAAGCACAACAGCTAACAAAGTAGTATAACTCACACGGCGGCTATCGGAAACGGTAGCCGCTTTTTTGAAAAGTGCCGGACTTGCGGCACAGACAAAAGCGGATTGCTTGAAAATGTTGTGCGGTGCGAAACGGAACTCAGAGCCACACTCACAGGACAGCAAAAGGTTCTGCTTGAACAGTTTGAAAAAGCAGCATTCCGAAGTCTTGAAAAAGCGGATATAATACCTATACATATGGAACATGAACAGGGAGAGCTTGAAAGTGAGGAACAGAATACAAGGAATGTCCGTATGGAACAGTTCAAAGCGATTATCGGCAGCAGGTAAGGATACACGTTTCAAGCATAGGAAGAAAATGAAAAAACTGACTTGAAATGTGTACATTCGTTAAGATATATGATAACATAAAAGTATCAGTAGTTTATCATGAAAAAAGGAGAGGTGATATTGGGTAAACAATTAATAGTAATTGTTTTGAACGTGGTGATGGCGGTTATACCACGTTGTGTTTCAGTAAGGGCAGATGACTCCGGATACGTGAGTGGCATAAGGTGGATCAGTAAAAGGTACACTCAGGTCTATGCCGGTAATAATCTTAATGAGTATTAATGAATTTACATATTTGATTACTAAATGTTTTTACTCAACGGTTGAAAAGGCAGCACATCGATTAACATAGCATATGTGACAATATAGATATACAGGGAGGACAAAGATATGAAAAAAACATGGATAATTATTCTGTCGACTATTCTTGCAATAGTCGTGGTGCTTCAGATAGCGGTAATGGTATTTCTCAATTCTACAGGGATACATATAATTTCTAAATACGCAAGGTTTAATACAGGAGGAAAGGGATATGTATACAATACAGTTACCAAGGAATGGGAAAGAGAAAATATCAGCTGGTATATTGACCTGTTAGTTCGCAATAAGAAAGCAGACGGAGTATTAAGTGTAGAGGATTACGGAAAATTAACTGGAAACAGGCCTGTTATATCGGTTGATACGTCAAAAGATTTCTGTAAAATCTTTTTTTATGCTACTGTAACGAAATACAATGAAAACGGTGGAATAGAAGATTTAAGTACTATTGTTCTATACCGATTCATATACAACAGGGAAACAGGGCAGATTATTATCGAAATCTGGGATGAAGATGCAGGCACTAAATATCTGGTTGATGCAGATACTAAAGAAGATGCAGAGATAATTTTCAATTCATATATGAAAAAATTGTCAGACCAGACAAACGGTGAATAAATACAGAATGGACTTCAATTAAA
Proteins encoded:
- the rpsR gene encoding 30S ribosomal protein S18; this translates as MPNPRENRGTDAPMKKRINRRRKKVCVFCADSTNVIDYKDANKLKRFVSERGKILPRRITGTCAKHQRALTVAVKRARQIAILPYTLD
- a CDS encoding DHH family phosphoesterase, which translates into the protein MAGKEKRLRNLLNLYLRYPIIAGIVFAVMNIMVYFISVRAGIVVSIAVLAYFVWLLFMIFNKHVAISKALMDFASGYAQMQKKLLDEFKVPYGLLDNQGKILWLNNSLGAIVGKDNYRKNISTVIPELSKIQIEPGKNLQECNVAIGNRIYKVFTEKIDMSDSPVDVNILIAGASSDLYAIYFIDETEITACRKELHDERFVAALIYIDNYDEALESIDEVRRSLLIALVDRKINKYITAGEGIVRKLEKDKYFVVMRYKFFEKLKEERFAILEEVKSVNIGNDMAVTLSIGIGAMNGSFLKNYEMARAAIDLALGRGGDQTVVRDGNKVTYYGGKSNSLEKNTRVRARVKAHALRELLEGTDNVIIMGHKISDVDAVGAAVGIYTAARIFSKKAHIVLNDLTTSLLPIIDLYKNSQEYSPDLFVKSEEALAKVGSNTLLVVVDVNRANYTECPELIGKCRQTVVIDHHRQADDQIENATLSYVEPYASSACEMVAEILQYICDNIRIKSIEADTLYAGIVIDTNNFTNKAGARTFEAAAFLRRNGADIVRVRKLLRGDMNEYKAKAETVRHAEVYKHYALSVCPSSGLQSPTIVGAQAANELLNITGIKASIVFTYYNDTIYLSARSIDEVNVQLIMERLGGGGHMTIAGAQLKDMSLEDAITLVKKTIDTMEAEGAI
- the rplI gene encoding 50S ribosomal protein L9 gives rise to the protein MKVILLQDVKALGKKGQTVDVSDGYARNCILPKKLGVEATSKNLNDLKLQKAHEEKVAKEQLEEAKAFAAKMADMEVIVSIKSGKDGRTFGSVSSKEIATAFKEQHGMEIDKKKIVLDEPIRSVGTTIVSVKLHKDVVGKLNVRVREA
- the dnaB gene encoding replicative DNA helicase, translated to MDEPLLKRIMPHSTVAEQSVISSMLMDKDAIGIASDMLTKDDFYTGQYGIMFQAITELDKENKPADIVQVQDKLKQMGAPEELAGIDFLREILNVVATSANIKGYAKIVKEKSVLRNMIKVAQKIENECYDCKDEVDNILADAEKDITAVKNSGTSEEITPISDVVIEALDRMDAASKAGGKITGIATGFKHLDYKTAGLQNSDFILVAARPSMGKTAFVLNIAQYVSVKNKTTTAIFSLEMSKVQLVNRLISMESKVDSKNIRTGSMSPAEWSSVSEGASRVGMSHLIIDDTPGISIGALRNKCRKFKRDNNLGLIIIDYIQLMTAGGRSESRQQEVSEISRALKGIARELNVPVIALSQLSRAVEARDNKRPMLSDLRESGAIEQDADVVMFIYRDEYYHKDNADNKGKAEIIIAKQRNGPTGTIDLAWIGDLTKFADLEVQYNHEEE
- a CDS encoding MerR family transcriptional regulator encodes the protein MKRYLISEASAITGLEAHVLRYWEEELGMKIPRNELGHRYYTDTEIEIFQKAKEMKNKGYQLKAIKTEIFGKADIIPIHMEHEQGELESEEQNTRDVRMEQFKAIIGSILTEALKENNVELHEKVVKEMDYLFRVNDEAAEERYKKLDETIRSCQRSGKEAAAGKDTRFKHRKKMKKL
- a CDS encoding TetR/AcrR family transcriptional regulator, producing MKTTEQQHNERKREIMEKCFECYAENGLTGTGIKALADACGCTKANLYSYFKNLDELIIESTAYCMEKVEDDFMEMAPTDPKDVVRFVREVPYWTAKKHGKKYRLMYQIYTHPKYIEHGKKFFEGVNERYTEYAKRLEPKIGIPYTIITPLIFTFVRACVHYAMFEDEYYLKSQMEILKQGVALFVDKYKANQA
- a CDS encoding collagen-like protein yields the protein MKTGKKLLTGSLLALCAVLLVLCIVLAIGWSKAAKTDTALPEVRNNGTAIQWKYSDEIDWRDLVALTELRGAAGENGKDGANGKDGINGKSIEVQRATEYIQWRYEGDEWQNLVAIADITGPTGQNGKDGANGKPPEFHVNENTLQWRYVGDEIWLNLYDLTALKGADGRDGIDGKDGINGQDGRDGADGTNGQNGSDGKDGNTPFIGENGNWWIGEIDTAVKAAGIDGADGVDGEKGDKGDKGDPGEKGDKGDKGDKGDKGDPGQNGGSSGYFYGTGYVPSTHLSDGAVPLYYREMHNRGGLISYNGTTLRLKKGHTYNVCVSGMVNAITNDNSGNYSVQMTDGYDDDYCRYITLIEQDGRGSNSLCFNRIYDLTGAINDVELKFSLEQGDYKTYLLSFRGSVTITALD
- a CDS encoding InlB B-repeat-containing protein: MGWTDRDGCHIWACKKCGARDPAAEMSKQNAKHIPGDWSNQKQLCTVCGHVLERDTKAPVMETLTDGESYIVEDNIDGNPGAYTFTVSDPAASGETSSGIKSVTINGEPQDGPTYSLPAPDGGNNDAGAEYTVVVTDNAGNETTATVRIYRRHHYTVTFDSTGGSEVIEKTMAVTYGEQLGDMPVPMRTGYFFRGWYDAPVEGKCYGNSDGKGTSRYDKTENCTLYAQWVINRYTITFDTAGGSEIAPITQDYDTAITAPADPTREGYTFIGWDMEIPATMPAENITIKAKWKDIEKPTGEIKISGNSWKAFLNNITFGLFFKGTQEVTITATDNSGEMVTVEYLLSDKELTKAELDGMAFTAYTAPFGIDPDNDYIIYVRLTDKAGNTNYICSDGIVLDGTSPVITGIENGKTYCEAQTITVDEKHIGTVTVNGIKVTLDENGSIVLSPADGGQKIVVTDKAGNTAEMTVTVNDGHTFGDWTSNGHGTHTRQCTADGCTEGVETDNCTDEDKNHKCDICGKIISNHTDLKHFPAKAATEDSEGNIEYWYCSGCGKYYSDKDGTKEIAKADTVTAKLPKYPQTGDNSNLMLWIALLLASGGAVIGTTVVSKRKKHNS